A segment of the Gemmatimonadales bacterium genome:
TCGCCCATCACCAGCGGCGCGAAGACGATGGGATGGGCGCCGAACGTCGTGCCCTGGAAGTCGGGCGGCGCCACGCCGACGATGGTCAGCGTCTGGCCGTTGACGACGATGCTCCGGCCGACGACGGAGCGGTCGGCGCCGAGGCGGCCCGCCCAGAAGTCGTAGCTCAGGACGGCGACGAACTCCGATCCGATGGTGGCATCGTCGTCCGGGCCCAGCAGGCGGCCCAGCGCCGGCGTGAGGCCCAGGGTGTGGAAGTAGGAGCCCGAGACGACGGTGGCCTCGCCGGTCAGCGGCTCGCCGTTGACGGCGAAGTTGGCGCCGAAGGTCCGGAAGGCCGCGAGCTCCGCGAGCACGTTCTGGCCGCGCTCGAGGTCGCGGAACATTGGGTAGCTGAAGACCTCGTCGCAGCCACCCGACGTATTGCAGGACTGCGAGCCCGGGTTGGGTCCCGGGGCGGTCAGATTGACGAGCCGCCCGGGCTCCGGGACGGGGAGGGGCCGCAGCAGGATCTGGTCGGTGAGGGAGAAGATGGCCGCGTTGGCTCCGATGCCGAGGGCCAGGGAGAGCACCGCGACCGCCGTGACGAATGGGGTCCGGAACAGCGTGCGGAAGGCGAGCCTCACGTGGCGCATCGGTGACTCGGTGTAGGGGTGGGGCGGTCGAGCCCGACCTGCTTTGGCCTTAGACAGTCCTGGTGGCCGAAGGGTTGTCGCGGACGGCTCTCCGGCGCCAGCGGCTGCCGGGGACCTTACGCCATGCCGGCGGGCCCGGTTTCGGGCGGCGGCAGCCGCCGGCTCCCGGGCGTCGCTCGGGGTTCTACGGCTTCCAGGTCGGCTGGGCGAGGCCGGCGGTGCAGGGGAGCCGCGGGCGGTCGCAGCCGTGGCCTGGACGGCCGAGCTGGCGGCGCCGGGTCGCGCTTGCGCAACGCAATGGGCCTGGCGAGCTTTTCCGCCACGCGCCGCTAGCTCAACTGGCAGAGCAACTGACTCTTAATCAGTAGGTTCCGTGTTCGATTCACGGGCGGCGCACTCCTGAAGAGCCCAACCCACAACGACTTCCGCTGACCCACCGGGCCGCCTCAGCGCGGCCCGTGTGCCGCATGTGTGCCGCAGCACGCCTCACTGCGCCGGACGCCCCGCCGGTCCCGAGGCATCAGGAACCAGACCCGCCCGGGCGACGAGTGAGACGAGCCGCGCGACCTGCGGGACACCCATCTTTGCCATCACTCGTCCGCGATGGACCTTCACCGTCTTCTCGGAGATGCCAAGGTCGCCGGCGATCTGCTTGTTGAGCCGCCCGGCGAGCACGAGCTGCATGACCTGCCGTTCGCGTGCAGTCAGGGTCGCGAGGCGCCCCGCTATCTCGTTCTGCTCGACGCGGTCGGCTCGCCGGCGCGCCTCCTCCACGAGCGCCGCTTCCACGGCGGCGAGGAGCACCTCGTCCGCAACCGGCTTCGGGAGAAAGTCCATCGCCCCGGCCTTCATCGCCTCGACGCTGGAGGGAATATCTCCGAACCCTGTCAGGAAGATCACCGGCATCCAGGCGCCAGCGGCGCGGAGGCGCTCGTACAGCGCCATGCCGTCGAGGTCCGGAAGCCGCAGGTCGAGGATGAGGCAGCCCGGCTGCAGGTGGGAACCGCTGTCCAGGAATTCCTGCGCGGCGGCGAAGTCCCGAACCCGATACCCGGCACTGGTCAGGGTCCGGACCAGCGCGGTCCGAACCGAGGGGTCGTCGTCCACGACGAACACTTCTGCTGCGGGGGTGGTCGTCGCCATAGCCCGTCCTCCGCGGCGCGCAGCAGCTACGGCCCCTGACGAGCGGACAGAGCCCCTGCGGGAAACCGATCGTGCGTGAGGGCATCCATTCTAAGTCCGGGCAGCTGTCTTCACAATTCGCCCTCTACCTCGCCTGCGAACTGAAGCGCGCGGACGTGCCGGTCCCCGTCCCCTGCACATCGGACCTTGGTCCAATCTCGGCTGTGACCTGCCGCGGCTAGATAGGTGCCGAGTGGGGGTTCATGGCGTCGACCGGCTGCGCCGAACTCGTCCATCAAGCAGTCCCAGAGCTTGGCCTTGCGGAGGGCGGCATGGCGCAAAGAGGTTGTCCAGGTAGCGTCGGGCGCGCTCAAGACGAAGGTCTTGGAGGTCGTCGGGACATACATGGACGTCACGGCCGAGAAGCAGACGGACGAGGAGCGGAAGGCGCACCTGTACGCGCTCGAGAGCATGGAGCGGGTCAGCCAGGCCCTCCAGGCCACGGACGACCTCGAGCTGATGCTGGACCGCATGCTCGACGCCGTCCTCGAGATCTTCGGTTGCGATCGGGCCGTGCTCGGGACCTGGTCAGACGACCCTGAGCCGACCTCCCTCGTCATGCTGGCGAAGCGTGCTCGGCCGGGGCTTGCCGGAGACATCCCCGGCGTCGCGGACGACGCGGATACCAGCCTGGCGGCGATGGCCCGGGTGTTGAGAACGACCGTCGGTCCGTTCCAGTTCCTTCTGGAGTCGGCACCCACGGCGGTGGCACAGGTGATGGCGCGCTTCCGTGCGCAGTCGGTGCTCACGATGACCGCCCCATCGGAGGTCGGCGACCCGACGACCGGTTACCACTTCTCGATCGCCCAGGGCTCGTACCCACGGGTCTGGACCGAGTTGGAGGTCCGGCTGTTCCAGCAGATCGGCCGCAGGTTGGACGATGCCCTGCATAGGATCTCGGTGCTCCGCGTTCTGCGCGAGAGCGAGGCAAGGCTGGAGGAGGCTCAGCGCATCGCGCACGTCGGGCACTGGGAGTTCGACCCGGATACGGATCGGTTGATTTGCTCGGCGGAGGCTTACCGAATCCTGGGGCTGGAACCACAGCGAGGTCCGTTGACCGGAGGGTTCCGGGAGCGGGTCCACCCGGAGGATCAACTCGCTCGGGAGCGCGGCATCCACAACCTGTACGCCGGCGCCTCGGCCACCGAATGGGAGTACCGGGTGGTCCGCCCGAGCGGTGAGGTGCGCGTCGTGCACCTGCGCGGCAACGTGACCCGGGACGACTCCGGCAGGCCGCGCCGGACGTTTGGCACGGTTCAGGACGTCACCGAACAACGCTTGGCCGAGGCGGCCCTGCGGAATGCGCAGAGGGAGCTCGCGCACGTGGCGCGGGTGAGCACCATGGCGGAGATCGGATCCTCCATCGCCCACGAGGTCAACCAGCCGTTGGCCGCCATCGTGATGAACGCGAACGCGAGCCTCCGGTGGCTGGACGCCCGGCCGCCGGACCTGGAGGAAGTGCGAAAGGCTGTCCAGGCCATTCTGGGCGATGCTCATCGCGCGAGCCAGGTCGTCGAGCGCATCCGCACGCTGGTGCGACGCGACGCCCCCGATGCGAAGCCCCTGAACGTCAACGAGCTGATCGACGACACACTCGCGCTGCTGCGGGTCGAGCTCGCGCGCAACGAGATCTCGGTCCAGACCGAGTTGACGGCGGAACTGCCCGAGGCCGTCGGTGATCGAGTGCAGGTCCAGCAGGTACTCGTCAACCTGATCTTGAACGCCCGGGACGCCATGGAAAGCGTCCCGAAGACGGCGCGCGTGTTGACGATCCGGACGCGCCTGGACCAGGCCGAGGGGGTGACGATCGAGGTGCGGGATTCCGGCAAGGGGCTCGACCCCGAGCAGGTCGACCGGCTGTTCGAGCCATTCTACTCGACCAAGCCGGGCGGGCTGGGAATGGGTCTGGCGATCAGCCGTTCGATCGTGAAGGCGCACCGCGGTCGGCTCTGGGCGGCACCGAGCGACGGCCCCGGCGCCACGCTCATCTTCACGGTGCCGGTCGCCGCGGGCCGCCCGTAAT
Coding sequences within it:
- a CDS encoding response regulator; amino-acid sequence: MATTTPAAEVFVVDDDPSVRTALVRTLTSAGYRVRDFAAAQEFLDSGSHLQPGCLILDLRLPDLDGMALYERLRAAGAWMPVIFLTGFGDIPSSVEAMKAGAMDFLPKPVADEVLLAAVEAALVEEARRRADRVEQNEIAGRLATLTARERQVMQLVLAGRLNKQIAGDLGISEKTVKVHRGRVMAKMGVPQVARLVSLVARAGLVPDASGPAGRPAQ
- a CDS encoding ATP-binding protein, with protein sequence MDVTAEKQTDEERKAHLYALESMERVSQALQATDDLELMLDRMLDAVLEIFGCDRAVLGTWSDDPEPTSLVMLAKRARPGLAGDIPGVADDADTSLAAMARVLRTTVGPFQFLLESAPTAVAQVMARFRAQSVLTMTAPSEVGDPTTGYHFSIAQGSYPRVWTELEVRLFQQIGRRLDDALHRISVLRVLRESEARLEEAQRIAHVGHWEFDPDTDRLICSAEAYRILGLEPQRGPLTGGFRERVHPEDQLARERGIHNLYAGASATEWEYRVVRPSGEVRVVHLRGNVTRDDSGRPRRTFGTVQDVTEQRLAEAALRNAQRELAHVARVSTMAEIGSSIAHEVNQPLAAIVMNANASLRWLDARPPDLEEVRKAVQAILGDAHRASQVVERIRTLVRRDAPDAKPLNVNELIDDTLALLRVELARNEISVQTELTAELPEAVGDRVQVQQVLVNLILNARDAMESVPKTARVLTIRTRLDQAEGVTIEVRDSGKGLDPEQVDRLFEPFYSTKPGGLGMGLAISRSIVKAHRGRLWAAPSDGPGATLIFTVPVAAGRP